One Pyrenophora tritici-repentis strain M4 chromosome 5, whole genome shotgun sequence DNA window includes the following coding sequences:
- a CDS encoding AraJ, Arabinose efflux permease, which yields MGFLGILEDKHLAHVPATVVLSEEQNPLTVPDGTVPPERLKRGTGKDAEIILIPQPSEDPNDPLNWSYTQKLVITAIVAYGSILYAAVLSPLLSPALVVIAKDYNKPVSTITKISGYMLLVTGGVGPIVNALSRKYGKRPQLIIASLFGLLGTVIGSAANSYEGLMAGRIIQGGSVSAFESLVVTMIGDLFFVHQRGAYMTVIQFILAAASNGSAVIVGPIATNLGWRYTFHILVPFTAIQVLLLFFFVPETNYNRDHRYDIDELSSDNLADLAALENKHGNDPEKMRDSDDMIKVEKTTSSTRLIPPKKTYLQSLAIFSGTHSDENLFQLVIAPFAVCLNLAVLWMVVVTGGLTAFFVAQSYVMAQIFMAPPYLLTTAGVGYLSVGPFLGGLLGSILVGVTLDPLIKWCAKKNKGVYEPEYRLLAMVFSVTIVIGICLFGHFAEQGSSFYLTAFFHGMDLFGIVVACISVSSYALDAFRHLSSEMFIMNMVFKNFLFYGFSYFVNDWTASSGPSVVFNTFGGIAGGMILTTPLFFFWGKRYRSYWHRHNLLEKWGIATHAEI from the exons ATGGGTTTCCTCGGTATCCTTGAAGACAAGCACCTCGCGCACGTCCCTGCAACGGTCGTTCTCAGCGAGGAACAGAATCCTTTGACAGTTCCTGATGGGACAGTACCACCAGAGCGCTTGAAGCGCGGTACTGGTAAAGATGCAGAGATCATCTTAATTCCCCAACC ATCCGAAGATCCAAATGATCCATTAAACTGGTCCTATACCCAGAAGTTGGTCATCACGGCCATCGTCGCATACGGCTCTATACTTTATGCTGCCGTGCTCTCCCCTCTTCTGTCGCCTGCCCTCGTCGTCATCGCAAAAGACTACAACAAGCCCGTCTCAACCATTACAAAGATATCCGGATACATGCTCCTCGTGACTGGAGGTGTCGGCCCAATAGTCAATGCATTATCTCGAAAATACGGGAAACGCCCGCAGCTAATAATCGCTTCGCTTTTCGGTCTTCTCGGTACTGTTATTGGGAGTGCCGCAAATAGCTACGAGGGACTTATGGCTGGGCGCATCATCCAAGGAGGTTCGGT CTCTGCTTTCGAATCACTCGTGGTTACCATGATCGGCGATCTCTTCTTCGTCCACCAACGCGGTGCATACATGACAGTCATCCAATTCATCCTGGCTGCTGCTTCTAACGGCTCCGCCGTAATTGTCGGACCCATCGCAACGAACCTTGGATGGCGCTATACCTTCCATATTCTGGTTCCTTTCACGGCGATCCAAGTACTCctactcttcttcttcgtcccGGAGACCAACTACAACCGCGACCATCGGTACGACATCGATGAGCTATCCAGCGATAACTTGGCAGATCTGGCAGCTCTCGAGAACAAACATGGTAATGATCCAGAGAAAATGAGGGATAGCGACGATATGATCAAAGTCGAAAAGACTACGAGCAGCACAAGACTGATCCCCCCGAAGAAGACGTATCTGCAGAGTCTGGCCATCTTTAGTGGAACCCACTCAGACGAAAACCTTTTTCAACTTGTCATCGCTCCTTTCGCCGTCTGTCTCAACCTCGCTGTTCTTTGGATGGTCGTAGTAACCGGAGGTCTGACTGCGTTCTTCGTCGCACAATCGTACGTCATGGCACAGATCTTCATGGCTCCTCCATACCTCCTCACAACAGCTGGTGTCGGCTATCTCTCTGTCGGACCCTTCCTTGGCGGTCTTCTAGGTTCCATTCTTGTGGGTGTGACATTGGATCCCTTGATCAAGTGGTGTGCCAAGAAGAACAAAGGCGTCTACGAGCCAGAATACCGCCTCCTCGCCATGGTCTTTTCTGTTACCATCGTCATTGGAATATGCTTGTTTGGTCATTTCGCCGAACAGGGTTCCTCATTCTACCTGACTGCCTTTTTCCATGGCATGGATCTGTTCGGCATTGTCGTCGCATGTATCTCGGTATCTTCCTACGCGCTTGACGCCTTCCGCCACCTTAGTTCCGAAATGTTCATCATGAACATGGTGTTCAAGAACTTCCTCTTCTACGGATTTTCCTACTTCGTCAACGACTGGACCGCGAGTTCCGGGCCTTCGGTAGTGTTCAACACGTTTGGTGGCATCGCGGGTGGTATGATACTTACTACGcctcttttcttcttctggGGCAAGCGCTACAGGAGCTACTGGCACAGGCACAACTTGCTTGAGAAATGGGGCATCGCGACGCATGCGGAGATCTAG
- a CDS encoding ferric reductase: MPAIREALVERTGVAMGQLGTVVSHAEREIVESLSTILRRVNIPFNSTGPPGLIEANTVDPWNKSGKYALAYVYFCIPLLVIAALMRYYHLFTDKIRTALHQEEVLQSSTTSSPATDYELSVLDTDKSTMKFFPREGPLPVAPKKQSSVSSLGLINNTVAFFRFIFYRPMRPITIKKGWRPIVFPSLAIIVIGVLALLLGILYCTVPQPLFWDSISYGSPPLAIRSGMMAVALMPWIVALATKANLISMVTGISHERLNVLHRYAAYICLVLSILHTVPFYVTPVWEKGAHRAFQQLFKQQGGMYIYGTGIAALVPLCFLCVHSIAPLRHRMYELFVAVHVPVAIVFLGMMFWHCNNYLTSWNYLLATVGIWLVSYFMRLFYLNWTRPNQLSWLIGDEAAVTLMPENAIKITIPTRMRWRPGQYVYLRMPGISVFENHPFTIASLCSEDFPSEYGEGYRDMVLVFRPFGGFTRKVLNTALDHGPWHTYRAFVDGPYGGMQRRIEAFDDVVLIAGGSGITAIVSQLLSLIKKMRDGKAVTRKIHVIWALKRPETMEWFKEELRICREYAPPETVECQFYITAAKRNMGGGVVSAKTPTRPVSLYFHDKVNDAFQNIAEHRLSGVSSKRHSALIRDEAQGDPEKESELRRENEDHVAALPQAHMVPVNRGHLAPPRASYNSGRESAESAHSANPDLISPAPRGLAARRQERNLQLDISQAVSAGSGAVNPEVVHNPTEGAFDFGFPSTPTEFQKNLMRFAFLPAAVKKKNGWSTEYGRPDIPFILKGLSKNFGRRTCVFVCGPPTMRISVSETIAQLQSSVWSDSGRDEIFLHAENYAL; the protein is encoded by the exons ATGCCGGCAATTCGGGAAGCTCTCGTGGAGCGGACGGGTGTGGCCATGGGTCAACTGGGCACTGTAGTGTCGCACGCCGAACGCGAAATCGTAGAGTCCCTCTCAACGATACTACGACGGGTGAACATACCGTTCAATTCAACAGGCCCTCCTGGATTGATAGAAGCCAACACAGTCGATCCTTGGAACAAGAGCGGAAAATATGCGCTTGCATATGTTTACTTTTGCATACCTCTGTTGGTTATCGCAGCGCTCATGCGCTACTACCACCTATTTACGGACAAGATCCGAACGGCATTGCATCAAGAAGAGGTATTACAGTCCTCGACGACATCGTCTCCTGCCACAGATTACGAGCTATCAGTACTTGATACTGACAAGTCCACCATGAAGTTCTTTCCCCGCGAAGGCCCGCTACCTGTCGCGCCTAAAAAACAGTCCAGCGTTTCTTCTCTGGGCCTAATCAACAACACAGTGGCCTTTTTCCGATTCATCTTCTACCGTCCTATGCGACCAATTACGATCAAAAAGGGATGGAGACCGATCGTGTTCCCATCTCTGGCCATTATCGTCATAGGGGTCTTGGCTCTGCTACTCGGCATTCTCTACTGCACTGTTCCACAGCCGCTATTCTGGGACAGCATATCCTACGGCTCACCTCCTCTGGCTATTCGCTCGGGAATGATGGcagtagctttgatgccaTGGATCGTCGCGCTTGCAACCAAGGCAAACCTCATCTCTATGGTGACAGGTATTAGCCATGAGCGGTTGAACGTGCTGCACAGATATGCGGCATACATTTGCCTAGTGCTGAGCATTCTGCATACCGTCCCTTTCTATGTCACTCCAGTTTGGGAAAAGGGCGCACATAGGGCTTTCCAGCAACTGTTCAAGCAACAGGGCGGCATGTACATCTACGGTACCG GTATTGCAGCATTAGTTCCCCTATGCTTCCTCTGCGTGCATTCCATTGCACCTCTCCGTCACCGGATGTACGAACTCTTCGTAGCCGTACACGTGCCTGTCGCCATCGTCTTCCTCGGGATGATGTTTTGGCACTGCAACAACTACCTGACATCATGGAACTACCTTCTAGCTACGGTCGGCATCTGGCTCGTCTCGTACTTTATGCGACTCTTCTATCTCAACTGGACCCGCCCAAATCAACTCTCGTGGCTCATCGGCGACGAAGCTGCCGTAACACTCATGCCAGAGAACGCTATCAAGATCACCATCCCAACGCGGATGCGGTGGAGACCTGGACAGTACGTCTACCTACGTATGCCAGGTATCTCAGTATTCGAGAACCACCCCTTCACCATTGCTTCGTTATGTAGCGAAGACTTCCCCTCGGAGTATGGCGAGGGCTACCGAGACATGGTGCTGGTCTTCCGACCTTTCGGAGGCTTCACCAGAAAGGTCCTCAACACTGCGCTCGACCATGGCCCGTGGCACACATACCGTGCTTTTGTCGATGGACCTTACGGGGGCATGCAGCGACGTATCGAAGCCTTCGATGACGTCGTTTTGATCGCTGGTGGCAGCGGTATCACTGCCATTGTCTCGCAACTGCTCTCACTAATCAAAAAGATGCGCGATGGCAAAGCCGTCACACGAAAGATCCACGTGATCTGGGCCCTGAAGCGTCCTGAGACCATGGAGTGGTTCAAGGAGGAGCTCCGCATCTGTCGTGAATACGCACCACCCGAGACAGTAGAGTGCCAATTCTACATTACTGCTGCCAAACGTAACATGGGCGGCGGTGTGGTTAGCGCAAAGACACCGACTCGTCCAGTGTCACTCTACTTTCATGACAAAGTAAATGACGCTTTCCAGAATATTGCTGAACACCGCCTATCTGGCGTCTCATCAAAACGGCACTCTGCTCTCATCCGCGACGAAGCACAAGGTGACCCAGAGAAGGAGTCTGAGCTTCGTCGTGAGAACGAAGACCACGTCGCAGCGCTCCCACAGGCGCACATGGTCCCCGTCAACAGGGGCCATCTCGCACCACCACGTGCCAGCTACAACAGTGGGCGCGAATCGGCCGAGTCAGCGCACAGCGCGAACCCCGATCTTATCTCGCCGGCCCCACGCGGGCTTGCCGCCCGCCGCCAAGAGCGAAACCTCCAGCTGGATATCTCACAGGCTGTGTCGGCCGGCTCTGGCGCCGTCAATCCAGAGGTAGTCCACAACCCAACTGAGGGTGCCTTCGACTTTGGCTTCCCATCCACACCTACCGAGTTCCAGAAGAACCTCATGCGCTTTGCGTTTTTACCTGCAGCCgtcaagaagaagaatgGCTGGAGCACTGAGTACGGACGACCGGATATCCCATTCATACTCAAGGGGTTGAGTAAGAACTTTGGACGGCGAACATGTGTGTTTGTTTGTGGACCACCCACAATGCGTATCAGTGTTAGTGAGACGATCGCACAACTACAAAGCAGTGTGTGGAGTGACAGTGGGCGCGATGAGATCTTCCTCCACGCCGAGAACTACGCTTTATAG